From Streptomyces yatensis, one genomic window encodes:
- a CDS encoding sugar ABC transporter permease — protein sequence MRDQRRGPLASVGLHTTLVIASAVAVFPPLWLVVTSFKPKSEAFSTDVVKNPTLGNYRHVLGDTEFLTWFGNSLFIVVITTILGVFIAATTGYAVSRFRFPGMRPLMWLLLITQMFPVAILIVPLYNIMSTLGWLNQPISLIVTYLTVAVPFCAWMMKGFFDTIPVEIDESGRVDGLNPFGTFWRLVVPLAKPGLAVTAFYTFITAWAEVAYASAFMTGEDNLTLAAGLQTFVNQYTSDWGSMTAAAVMIAIPAALVFSWAQRHLVAGLTAGATKS from the coding sequence ATGCGTGACCAACGACGCGGCCCGCTCGCCTCCGTCGGGCTGCACACGACGCTCGTCATCGCCTCCGCCGTCGCGGTCTTCCCGCCGCTGTGGCTGGTGGTGACCTCGTTCAAGCCCAAGAGCGAGGCGTTCAGCACCGATGTGGTGAAGAACCCGACACTGGGGAACTACCGACACGTCCTGGGCGACACCGAGTTCCTGACCTGGTTCGGCAACTCGCTGTTCATCGTGGTCATCACCACGATCCTGGGCGTCTTCATCGCGGCCACCACCGGCTACGCCGTCAGCCGCTTCCGCTTCCCCGGGATGCGCCCGCTGATGTGGCTGCTGCTGATCACCCAGATGTTCCCGGTGGCCATCCTCATCGTGCCGCTGTACAACATCATGTCGACGCTGGGCTGGCTCAACCAGCCGATCTCGCTGATAGTCACCTACCTCACCGTGGCCGTGCCGTTCTGCGCCTGGATGATGAAGGGCTTCTTCGACACCATCCCGGTGGAGATCGACGAATCGGGCCGGGTCGACGGCCTCAACCCGTTCGGGACCTTCTGGCGGCTGGTCGTCCCGCTGGCCAAGCCGGGGCTCGCGGTGACCGCGTTCTACACCTTCATCACCGCCTGGGCCGAGGTCGCCTACGCCTCCGCCTTCATGACGGGCGAGGACAACCTCACGCTCGCCGCCGGGCTGCAGACCTTCGTCAACCAGTACACCTCCGACTGGGGCTCCATGACCGCCGCGGCCGTCATGATCGCCATCCCGGCCGCGCTGGTGTTCTCCTGGGCCCAGCGCCACCTCGTCGCCGGACTCACGGCCGGAGCGACCAAGTCGTGA
- a CDS encoding LacI family DNA-binding transcriptional regulator — protein MTSPPAAGPRLADIAAQAKVSEATVSRVLNGKAGVADTTRQRVLAALDVLGYERPVRLRRRSAGLVGLVIPELTNPVFPAFAQIIEQVLAGHGYTPILCTQMPGGATEDELVEQLEERDVAGIVFMSGLHADTTADPARYARLAGRKVPFVLINGYNEHIQATFVSPDDRAAARMAVRHLSALGHHRIGLAVGPARYVPAQRKVEGFLAASTELLGRSPDEAGELVRHTLFSVEGGQVAAATLLDRGCTGIVCGSDLMALGVIREAARRGLRVPHEVSVVGFDDSPLIAFTDPPLTTVRQPVQSMATAAVGALLEEMAGNPVQHTEFVFQPDLVVRGSTAQAPPTAG, from the coding sequence GTGACGAGCCCACCCGCGGCGGGGCCGCGGCTCGCCGATATCGCCGCACAGGCCAAGGTCAGCGAGGCCACCGTCAGCCGGGTGCTCAACGGCAAGGCGGGGGTGGCGGACACCACCCGGCAGCGGGTGCTCGCCGCCCTGGACGTCCTCGGCTACGAACGGCCGGTGCGGCTGCGGCGGCGCAGCGCCGGGCTGGTCGGCCTGGTGATCCCGGAGCTGACCAACCCGGTCTTCCCCGCCTTCGCGCAGATCATCGAGCAGGTGCTGGCCGGCCATGGCTACACCCCGATCCTGTGCACCCAGATGCCGGGCGGCGCCACCGAGGACGAGCTGGTGGAGCAGCTGGAGGAGCGCGATGTGGCGGGCATCGTCTTCATGTCCGGACTGCATGCCGACACCACGGCCGACCCCGCCCGCTACGCCCGGCTGGCCGGCCGCAAGGTGCCGTTCGTGCTGATCAACGGCTACAACGAGCACATCCAGGCCACCTTCGTCTCCCCCGATGACCGGGCGGCGGCGCGGATGGCCGTCCGCCATCTGTCCGCGCTCGGCCACCACCGGATCGGCCTCGCGGTGGGGCCCGCCCGCTACGTCCCCGCGCAGCGCAAGGTGGAGGGGTTCCTCGCGGCGAGCACCGAGCTGCTCGGCCGATCGCCCGATGAGGCGGGGGAGTTGGTGCGGCATACGCTCTTCAGCGTCGAGGGCGGGCAGGTGGCGGCGGCCACCCTGCTGGACCGGGGCTGTACGGGCATCGTGTGCGGCAGCGATCTGATGGCGCTCGGGGTGATCCGGGAGGCGGCCCGGCGGGGGCTGCGGGTGCCGCACGAGGTGTCGGTGGTCGGCTTCGACGACTCCCCGCTGATCGCCTTCACCGATCCGCCGCTGACCACCGTCCGGCAGCCGGTGCAGTCGATGGCGACGGCGGCGGTGGGGGCGCTGCTGGAGGAGATGGCCGGAAACCCGGTGCAGCACACGGAGTTCGTCTTCCAGCCGGACCTGGTCGTCCGCGGCTCCACGGCCCAGGCGCCGCCTACCGCAGGGTAG
- a CDS encoding NAD(P)-dependent alcohol dehydrogenase, which produces MRAVQVVGYGQNPRLADVPEPEVTGPYDVIVKIGGAGVCRTDLHILEGQWADKSGVSLPYTIGHENAGWVHAVGSAVTNVAEGDKVIVHPLITCGLCPACRTGNDVHCEQSLFPGIDTAGGYAEYLKTSARSVVKIDDSLEPSDVAALADAGLTAYHAAAKAAGRLRPGTRCVIIGAGGLGHIGVQVLKALTAAELIVVDRNPDAVELAVSIGADHGIVANGGQVEEVLELTGGQGAETVVDFVGEGGATRDGVRMLRRAGDYHVVGYGENIDVPTIDIISAEINFIGNLVGSYTDLCELMVLATQGRVRLHTTTYPLDRFQDALDDLDAGRIRGRAILVP; this is translated from the coding sequence ATGAGGGCAGTCCAGGTCGTGGGCTACGGCCAGAACCCGCGGCTGGCCGATGTACCGGAACCCGAGGTCACCGGCCCGTACGACGTGATCGTCAAGATCGGCGGCGCGGGCGTGTGCCGCACCGACCTCCATATCCTCGAGGGCCAGTGGGCGGACAAGTCCGGGGTGAGCCTGCCGTACACCATCGGGCACGAGAACGCCGGCTGGGTCCATGCGGTGGGCAGCGCGGTCACCAACGTCGCCGAGGGCGACAAGGTCATCGTGCATCCCCTGATCACCTGCGGGCTGTGCCCCGCGTGCCGGACCGGCAACGACGTCCACTGCGAGCAGAGCCTCTTCCCCGGCATCGACACCGCCGGTGGCTACGCCGAGTATCTGAAGACCTCCGCCCGCAGCGTCGTGAAGATCGACGACTCCCTCGAACCCTCCGACGTCGCGGCGCTCGCCGACGCGGGGCTCACCGCCTATCACGCCGCGGCCAAGGCCGCCGGACGGCTGCGCCCCGGGACCAGGTGCGTGATCATCGGCGCGGGCGGGCTGGGACACATCGGTGTGCAGGTGCTCAAAGCCCTTACGGCCGCCGAGCTCATCGTGGTCGACCGCAACCCCGACGCGGTCGAACTGGCCGTCTCCATCGGCGCCGACCACGGGATCGTGGCGAACGGAGGCCAGGTCGAGGAGGTGCTCGAGCTGACGGGCGGGCAGGGGGCCGAGACGGTCGTCGACTTCGTCGGCGAGGGCGGTGCCACCCGGGACGGCGTACGCATGCTGCGCCGTGCGGGCGACTACCACGTGGTGGGGTACGGCGAGAACATCGATGTGCCGACGATCGACATCATCTCCGCCGAAATCAACTTCATCGGCAATCTCGTCGGCTCCTACACCGATCTGTGCGAGCTGATGGTGCTCGCCACCCAGGGCCGTGTGCGCCTGCACACCACCACCTACCCGCTGGACCGGTTCCAGGACGCCCTGGACGACCTCGACGCCGGACGGATCCGCGGGCGCGCCATTCTTGTCCCCTGA
- a CDS encoding putative quinol monooxygenase, producing MIFITAKFRVLPEHADRWPEIAGDFTRDTRAEPGCLWFDWSRSVEDPDEYVLVEAFRDEEAGAAHVNSPHFKAAQRTLPPHLAATPRIVNMNVPQEDWSLLGEMAVEDRD from the coding sequence ATGATCTTCATCACCGCGAAGTTCCGCGTCCTGCCCGAGCATGCTGACCGGTGGCCCGAGATCGCCGGCGATTTCACCCGGGACACCCGCGCCGAGCCGGGCTGTCTGTGGTTCGACTGGTCCCGCAGTGTCGAGGACCCGGACGAGTACGTCCTGGTCGAGGCGTTCCGCGACGAGGAGGCCGGTGCGGCACACGTCAACTCGCCGCACTTCAAGGCCGCGCAGCGGACCCTGCCGCCGCATCTCGCCGCGACCCCGCGGATCGTCAACATGAACGTCCCGCAGGAGGACTGGTCCCTCCTCGGGGAAATGGCCGTCGAGGACCGCGACTGA